The Toxorhynchites rutilus septentrionalis strain SRP chromosome 3, ASM2978413v1, whole genome shotgun sequence genome includes a region encoding these proteins:
- the LOC129779535 gene encoding uncharacterized protein LOC129779535 produces the protein MLFFPSKQRFIRKKHEIESYVVRIYRHNLIKDGGIIKRKLREKLFEEIKLRRNTRVKLDELGWVLMNHDLITRNEPIQQHANGNLPNHFKFNMERLRNLLEQHEQNDHAELTSEKQNKFLRMLDAILQNDKVLKEIKEMVVANRLLSEIRYVTAVERMLKHNLDPSLIENREMNDYLWRSWTTDFLDL, from the exons atgcttttctttccaagcaagcaGCGTTTTATTC GGAAAAAGCATGAAATAGAATCGTACGTGGTACGAATTTATCGGCACAATCTGATCAAGGACGGAGGCATCATCAAACGGAAACTACGCGAGAAACTTTTCGAAGAGATAAAACTGCGCCGCAACACTCGTGTCAAACTGGACGAGTTGGGCTGGGTGCTGATGAACCACGATTTGATAACACGTAATGAGCCAATCCAACAGCATGCCAATGGTAATCTACCAAATCATTTTAAATTCAACATGGAGCGGTTGCGAAACCTACTGGAGCAGCACGAACAGAACGATCACGCTG agttgacttccgaaaagcaaaacaaattcctgcgtatgctggatgcaattttacaaaacgacaAAGTTTTGAAGGAAATTAAAGAGATGGTAGTGGCGAATCGACTTCTATCGGAAATTCGTTATGTGACTGCGGTGGAACGTATGCTGAAACACAATTTGGACCCCTCTTTGATAGAGAACCgcgagatgaacgattatctgtggaggagttggacaacagatttcttagaCTTATAG